A portion of the Pyxidicoccus trucidator genome contains these proteins:
- a CDS encoding GNAT family N-acetyltransferase: MSLPHFDNYPEFGTDRLRLRKPTLDDARALALIYGHPETSRYIPYPAAVGIATVQERLTQNLESARRGEGFRWILCEHGHDEPVGTAGLFQWSKADRRAEVGYVVSISQCGRGLMKELMPALLRFGFEEMKLHRIEAHVDPDNTASIRVLTRVGFQQEGVLRDNVADGESFRDTVMFSLLEGEWRKTG, from the coding sequence ATGTCGCTCCCCCATTTCGACAACTACCCCGAGTTCGGCACGGACCGCCTGCGGCTGCGCAAGCCCACGCTGGACGACGCCAGGGCGCTCGCCCTCATCTACGGCCATCCCGAGACTTCGCGGTACATCCCCTACCCCGCGGCCGTTGGCATCGCGACGGTGCAGGAGAGGCTGACGCAGAACCTGGAGTCCGCGAGACGGGGCGAGGGCTTCCGCTGGATCCTGTGCGAGCACGGCCACGACGAGCCCGTGGGCACCGCGGGCCTCTTCCAATGGAGCAAGGCCGACCGGCGCGCCGAGGTGGGCTACGTGGTCAGCATCAGCCAGTGCGGCCGCGGCTTGATGAAGGAGCTGATGCCCGCGCTGCTCCGCTTCGGCTTCGAGGAGATGAAGCTCCACCGCATCGAGGCGCACGTGGACCCGGACAACACCGCGTCGATTCGGGTGCTCACCCGCGTCGGCTTCCAGCAGGAAGGCGTGCTGCGCGACAACGTCGCCGACGGCGAGTCCTTCCGCGACACCGTCATGTTCTCGCTGCTCGAAGGTGAGTGGCGAAAGACGGGCTGA
- a CDS encoding DEAD/DEAH box helicase gives MSVTAELLEAVQEEARPDTWSAGMSLARSGAVSVQSVGQEEAVLRVRVTGRPAPLTTVLYPEDDIWECDCRGKVDPCEHVVAAALILHQSVTQRAPVSRAPTQAAPARPPVAQARPAPARPGAAPKPERMVYRFKRVNGGLQLERLVVRPDNTARLLARSLASVLANPVEAARIQVEPCDLLADKLLLRPTKGALPPERLDALLRVLEPARTIIFEGTLVSVSSEPLFPRVTVEDRGEQTVLKVEKDPRVTEMVGPGLALCGDTLCKLGEQTLTGPWLEKLPQERAFSPAQMGDLTGKVLPDLARRMPVDVKSQRLPPIDRTLKPRISVELNQLDSGLSVLPTLVYGSPPSVRIDNGRMVYVKGAVPVRDEATEQKLIHELRDELNMVPGRRVTVQGKEAVQLADKLRRWRGGLTGDAAGVVSPNLKLRPTLNVEAGATEAGVPRVGFSFDFQVEGAEPGAPPRTVDAAAVLRAWEEGLGLVPIQGGGWAPLPTAWLKSHGQRVADLLASRGSDGRLANHAIPQLTGLCEALEHPSPPGLERLAPLVQGFEKLPDVQLPKDLTATLRPYQLQGVSWLTFLRQAGLGGVLADDMGLGKTLQTICTLGPGTLVVAPTSVLPNWEAEVKRFRPSLKVSVYHGPGRALDEAADVTLTTYALMRLDAAVLGAKTWDTVVLDEAQAIKNPDSQVARAAYGLQASFRVALSGTPIENRLEELWSLMHFTNQGLLGGRKEFEERWSRPVSDNQKGAAEKLRTRIRPFVLRRLKRDVAPELPPRTDSVRHVTLSERERAVYDAVYAATREEVVSQLEEGGSVLKALEALLRLRQAACHPALVPGQQAKTSSKVEALLEALGTAVEEGHKALVFSQWTSMLDLIEPALKEADIGYIRLDGSTSNRGAVAASFQDPNGPPVMLISLKAGATGLNLTAADHVFLVDPWWNPSVEAQAADRAHRIGQQRPVMVYRLVSRGTVEEKILTLQDKKRALFESALGGAEGGAAITRADLMQLLD, from the coding sequence ATGTCTGTGACCGCGGAGCTGCTCGAAGCCGTCCAGGAGGAAGCGCGTCCGGACACCTGGTCCGCCGGCATGAGTCTGGCCCGTTCCGGCGCCGTCTCGGTGCAGTCCGTGGGACAGGAAGAGGCCGTGCTGCGGGTGCGCGTCACCGGCCGGCCCGCCCCCCTGACCACCGTGCTCTACCCGGAGGACGACATCTGGGAGTGCGACTGCCGTGGCAAGGTGGACCCCTGCGAGCACGTCGTCGCCGCGGCCCTCATCCTCCACCAGTCCGTCACCCAGCGTGCCCCCGTGTCGCGCGCTCCCACCCAGGCCGCGCCAGCCCGGCCACCCGTAGCACAGGCCCGACCCGCGCCCGCCCGTCCTGGAGCCGCGCCGAAGCCGGAGCGCATGGTGTACCGCTTCAAGCGCGTGAACGGAGGACTCCAGCTCGAGCGGCTGGTGGTGCGTCCGGACAACACCGCGCGGCTGCTGGCGCGCAGCCTGGCGTCGGTGCTGGCCAACCCCGTGGAGGCGGCGCGCATCCAGGTGGAGCCGTGCGACCTGCTCGCGGACAAGCTGCTCCTGCGGCCCACGAAGGGCGCGCTCCCGCCCGAGCGGCTCGACGCGCTGCTGCGCGTCCTGGAGCCCGCGCGCACCATCATCTTCGAAGGCACCCTGGTGTCCGTCTCCAGCGAGCCCCTCTTCCCGCGCGTCACCGTGGAGGACCGCGGCGAGCAGACGGTGCTCAAGGTGGAGAAGGACCCTCGCGTCACCGAGATGGTGGGCCCGGGGCTGGCGCTGTGCGGGGACACGCTCTGCAAGTTGGGGGAGCAGACCCTCACCGGTCCGTGGCTGGAGAAGCTGCCGCAGGAGCGAGCCTTCTCGCCCGCGCAGATGGGCGACCTCACCGGGAAGGTGCTGCCGGACCTCGCGCGGCGGATGCCGGTGGACGTGAAGAGCCAGCGGCTGCCGCCCATCGACCGCACGCTCAAGCCGCGCATCTCCGTGGAGCTCAACCAGCTGGACTCTGGCCTGTCCGTGCTGCCCACGCTGGTGTACGGCTCGCCGCCCTCGGTGCGCATCGACAACGGGCGCATGGTGTACGTGAAGGGCGCGGTGCCCGTGCGCGACGAGGCCACCGAGCAGAAGCTCATCCACGAGCTGCGCGACGAGCTGAACATGGTGCCCGGCCGGCGCGTGACGGTGCAGGGCAAGGAGGCGGTGCAGCTCGCGGACAAGCTGCGGCGCTGGCGCGGCGGCCTCACCGGCGACGCGGCGGGGGTGGTGAGCCCCAACCTGAAGCTGCGCCCCACGCTCAACGTGGAGGCGGGCGCCACGGAGGCGGGCGTGCCGCGCGTGGGCTTCTCGTTCGACTTCCAGGTGGAGGGCGCGGAGCCCGGCGCCCCGCCCCGGACGGTGGACGCGGCGGCGGTGCTGCGCGCGTGGGAGGAGGGGCTGGGGCTGGTGCCGATTCAGGGCGGAGGGTGGGCGCCGCTGCCCACGGCGTGGCTGAAGTCACATGGCCAGCGCGTGGCGGACCTGCTGGCCTCGCGCGGCTCGGACGGACGGCTCGCCAACCACGCCATTCCCCAGCTCACCGGCCTGTGCGAGGCGCTGGAGCACCCGTCACCGCCGGGGCTGGAGCGGCTGGCGCCCCTGGTGCAGGGCTTCGAGAAGCTGCCGGACGTGCAGCTGCCGAAGGACCTCACCGCCACGCTGCGCCCCTACCAGCTCCAGGGCGTGAGCTGGCTCACCTTCCTGCGGCAGGCGGGCCTGGGCGGCGTGCTCGCCGACGACATGGGCCTGGGCAAGACGCTGCAGACCATCTGCACGCTGGGCCCGGGGACGCTGGTGGTGGCCCCCACGAGCGTGCTCCCCAACTGGGAGGCGGAGGTGAAGCGCTTCCGTCCCTCGCTCAAGGTCTCCGTGTACCACGGCCCCGGCCGCGCGCTGGACGAGGCGGCCGACGTGACGCTCACCACCTACGCGCTGATGCGCCTGGACGCGGCGGTGCTCGGCGCGAAGACGTGGGACACGGTGGTGCTCGACGAGGCCCAGGCCATCAAGAACCCCGACAGCCAGGTGGCGCGCGCCGCGTACGGCCTGCAGGCCAGCTTCCGGGTGGCCCTCAGCGGTACTCCGATTGAGAACCGGCTGGAGGAGCTCTGGAGCCTGATGCACTTCACCAACCAGGGGCTGCTCGGAGGGCGCAAGGAGTTCGAGGAGCGGTGGTCTCGCCCCGTCTCGGACAACCAGAAGGGCGCGGCCGAGAAGCTGCGCACGCGCATCCGCCCCTTCGTGCTGCGCAGGCTCAAGCGCGACGTGGCCCCAGAGCTCCCGCCGCGCACGGACTCCGTGCGGCACGTCACCCTCAGTGAGCGCGAGCGCGCCGTCTATGACGCCGTGTACGCGGCCACCCGCGAGGAGGTCGTGTCCCAGTTGGAGGAGGGCGGCAGCGTGCTGAAGGCGCTGGAGGCGCTGCTGCGGCTGCGTCAGGCGGCGTGCCACCCCGCGCTGGTGCCGGGGCAGCAGGCGAAGACGTCCTCCAAGGTGGAGGCGCTGCTGGAGGCGCTCGGCACCGCGGTGGAGGAGGGGCACAAGGCGCTCGTCTTCTCGCAGTGGACGTCCATGCTGGACCTCATCGAGCCGGCGCTGAAGGAGGCGGACATCGGCTACATCCGGCTGGACGGAAGCACGTCCAACCGTGGCGCCGTGGCCGCGTCGTTCCAGGACCCCAACGGCCCGCCGGTGATGCTCATCTCGCTGAAGGCGGGCGCCACGGGCCTCAACCTCACGGCGGCGGACCACGTGTTCCTGGTGGACCCATGGTGGAACCCCTCCGTCGAGGCCCAGGCGGCGGACCGCGCCCACCGCATCGGCCAGCAGCGGCCGGTGATGGTGTACCGGCTCGTGTCCAGGGGGACGGTGGAGGAGAAGATCCTCACCCTGCAGGACAAGAAGCGCGCCCTCTTCGAGTCCGCGCTCGGCGGCGCGGAAGGGGGAGCGGCCATCACCCGCGCGGACCTGATGCAGCTGCTCGACTGA
- a CDS encoding putative metal-binding motif-containing protein, which translates to MRRLLLPLWPLLLLTACQEKNELPDARQAAVRLEVDFTFKAGCISVEARDKDAQEDHSEVKPIEVLGREASDRKLVLSIFRRDDWGRTLEIITTAREQSCTGPVVASALRTVTLDTAGVQTVAVTLSAVDDDDDGFVHTAGDGTDCADNDAAVTQRRFYRDADGDSYGAGEPEVVCTAPAQHVARGGDCDDTTASRSPGVAELCDGIDNDCVGGVDNGLQLSDFYLDADRDGVGAGTVVRACLAPQNHVVSNNDCDDTDAARRPGLAETCDDKDNDCDGAADEGLVVSTYYRDADGDGFGRNSDSRQKCNQPDGYATAGGDCNDDASAVNPSAQETCNDVDDNCAGGVDEGFNKTWHRDADGDTFGVQAAPVLGCTQPAGYVAPTSTFDCNDSESAVNPGAMERCNDIDDNCAGGVDEPFTSGTTRKGAACGAPCTGIYVCNMAQSATTCNAPAATNYYTDADGDGDGAITATAQAVCPTQPVPPNTAPRNTDCNDTDRHNKGNGTEVCDQRDNDCNSSADEGNVCMGAGWRELTDPAVIGRDWNTVAINKDSTTGYPVWIAGGGGALARRSSAGGTFTSFDGTCGMTTWNAAWVHSDGSVFLAGDAGRVAQHDGTTCTQQRPLTDVTSNATGIVGFEGGGTLLYVVNAGGQLHSWTSGSPPVLVDDNSPVYRDVHGVDSARLFIGGQEAGGNQQPWIETYTGGPDTSPMTVPGAHRTSIRSVWMVSSSLAYAVGEGNNVVAWGGANWAAITPPAVVDFTGVCAPDRSSVYVTDAVGVIRRYTGIAGSAWQTLYTALPAGELRDIALVTPSSIWAVGPGGRVIHFPELP; encoded by the coding sequence ATGCGCCGCCTCCTGCTCCCCTTGTGGCCCCTCCTGCTGCTCACCGCGTGTCAGGAGAAGAACGAGCTTCCCGACGCACGGCAGGCCGCCGTGAGGCTGGAGGTCGACTTCACCTTCAAGGCGGGCTGCATCTCCGTGGAGGCCCGCGACAAGGACGCTCAGGAGGACCATTCGGAGGTCAAGCCGATTGAAGTCCTGGGCCGGGAGGCGTCGGATCGGAAGCTGGTGCTCAGCATCTTCCGGAGAGATGACTGGGGCCGGACGCTGGAGATCATCACCACGGCGCGCGAGCAGTCCTGTACCGGTCCCGTGGTGGCCAGTGCATTGCGGACCGTGACGCTGGACACGGCCGGCGTGCAGACGGTGGCCGTCACGCTGAGCGCGGTGGACGACGACGACGACGGCTTCGTGCACACGGCGGGTGACGGCACGGACTGCGCCGACAACGATGCCGCCGTCACGCAGCGGCGCTTCTACCGGGACGCCGATGGAGACAGCTACGGCGCGGGCGAGCCGGAGGTCGTGTGCACAGCGCCAGCCCAGCACGTGGCCCGGGGCGGCGACTGCGACGACACGACTGCCAGCCGCTCGCCGGGCGTGGCCGAGCTGTGCGACGGAATCGACAACGACTGTGTCGGTGGCGTCGACAACGGCTTGCAGCTGTCCGACTTCTACCTGGATGCGGACCGGGACGGGGTGGGGGCGGGAACGGTGGTCAGGGCCTGCCTCGCGCCGCAGAACCATGTCGTCTCCAACAACGACTGTGATGACACCGACGCCGCGCGCAGGCCCGGGTTGGCGGAGACGTGCGACGACAAGGACAACGACTGCGACGGGGCGGCCGACGAGGGGCTGGTGGTGAGCACGTACTACCGGGATGCGGACGGAGACGGCTTCGGGCGGAACTCGGACTCGCGGCAGAAGTGCAATCAACCGGATGGGTACGCGACGGCCGGCGGGGACTGCAACGACGACGCGAGCGCGGTGAACCCCAGTGCGCAGGAAACGTGCAACGACGTCGACGACAACTGCGCGGGTGGCGTGGACGAGGGCTTCAACAAGACGTGGCACCGGGACGCGGACGGGGACACCTTCGGAGTCCAGGCGGCCCCGGTGCTCGGCTGCACGCAGCCCGCGGGCTACGTAGCGCCGACTTCCACCTTTGACTGCAACGACAGCGAGAGCGCGGTGAACCCCGGCGCCATGGAGCGGTGCAACGACATCGATGACAACTGCGCTGGCGGCGTGGACGAGCCCTTCACCAGTGGCACGACCCGGAAGGGCGCGGCGTGCGGCGCACCGTGTACCGGTATCTACGTGTGCAACATGGCGCAGTCCGCCACCACCTGTAACGCGCCTGCCGCGACGAACTACTACACCGATGCGGACGGTGATGGTGATGGGGCCATCACCGCCACCGCACAGGCGGTCTGCCCCACCCAGCCTGTTCCTCCCAATACGGCGCCCCGCAACACGGACTGCAATGACACGGACCGGCACAACAAGGGCAACGGCACCGAGGTCTGTGACCAGCGCGACAACGACTGCAACAGCTCGGCCGACGAAGGAAATGTCTGTATGGGGGCCGGCTGGCGCGAGCTGACAGACCCGGCGGTCATCGGGCGTGACTGGAACACGGTGGCGATCAACAAGGACAGCACCACCGGCTACCCGGTGTGGATTGCCGGTGGGGGAGGCGCGCTGGCGCGTCGTAGCAGCGCGGGCGGGACGTTCACGAGCTTCGATGGAACCTGCGGGATGACCACCTGGAATGCCGCCTGGGTGCACAGCGATGGGAGCGTGTTCCTGGCGGGCGATGCCGGCCGGGTGGCCCAGCATGACGGCACGACCTGCACCCAGCAGCGTCCGCTGACGGACGTCACCAGCAACGCCACGGGCATCGTCGGCTTCGAAGGGGGCGGGACGTTGCTCTACGTGGTGAATGCGGGGGGCCAGCTGCACTCCTGGACGTCGGGCAGTCCGCCTGTGCTGGTGGATGACAACAGCCCCGTCTACAGGGACGTCCATGGCGTCGACAGCGCGCGCCTGTTCATCGGGGGCCAGGAGGCAGGGGGCAACCAGCAGCCGTGGATCGAGACCTATACCGGGGGCCCGGATACGAGCCCCATGACGGTGCCCGGGGCGCATCGCACCAGCATCCGGAGTGTGTGGATGGTGTCGTCGTCGCTCGCGTATGCGGTGGGGGAAGGTAACAACGTGGTGGCCTGGGGGGGCGCCAACTGGGCAGCCATAACGCCTCCAGCGGTCGTTGACTTCACCGGGGTCTGCGCGCCGGACCGCTCGTCGGTCTACGTCACGGACGCGGTGGGCGTCATCCGTCGATACACGGGCATCGCGGGTAGCGCGTGGCAGACCCTGTACACGGCTTTGCCCGCGGGCGAGCTCCGGGACATCGCGCTGGTCACCCCATCCAGCATCTGGGCCGTGGGGCCGGGCGGGCGCGTCATCCACTTCCCGGAGCTGCCGTAG
- a CDS encoding DoxX family protein → MGTEMTLNAKATGVEGTKSLTRHLPTAARFLMGLMFFVFGLNGFLNFIPPPTEAQPEGAVAFSLAMMKSGYLFQLVKGTEVVVGALLLANRFVPLALALIAPVVVNIVAFHAFLLPSGMVMTFVVLALELYLAWAYRDAFRGMLVMRAAPRSK, encoded by the coding sequence ATGGGAACGGAAATGACGCTCAACGCGAAGGCCACCGGGGTCGAGGGTACGAAGTCCCTGACCCGCCACCTTCCGACCGCCGCACGCTTCTTGATGGGGCTCATGTTCTTCGTCTTCGGGCTGAACGGCTTCCTGAACTTCATCCCGCCCCCGACGGAGGCCCAGCCCGAGGGCGCCGTCGCGTTCAGCCTGGCGATGATGAAGTCCGGCTACCTGTTCCAGCTCGTCAAGGGCACCGAGGTGGTCGTGGGGGCGCTGCTGCTGGCGAACCGCTTCGTGCCGCTGGCCCTGGCCCTCATCGCCCCCGTCGTCGTCAACATCGTCGCGTTCCACGCCTTCCTCCTGCCGAGCGGCATGGTGATGACCTTCGTCGTCCTGGCCCTGGAGCTCTACCTGGCGTGGGCGTATCGGGACGCCTTCCGCGGCATGCTCGTCATGCGCGCGGCGCCGCGCTCGAAGTGA
- a CDS encoding AraC family transcriptional regulator, with amino-acid sequence MADKQLWAPVDPLGEALHFLRMSGSFYCRSELTAPWGLGMPAMDGCMWFHVVTSGRCWLDVEGAEPLCLQPGDFALVPHGEGHRLWTEPHVATPNVVELPQELVSERYSLLRYGGGGALSTAICGVVHFDHPAAHQLIKLLPRAIHQDTSEGLHLDWMQSTLRLIAAEAKELRPGGETVITRLADVLVIQAIRSWLQKDPAARTGWLGALQDPQLGRAIMLIHRDPARPWTLASLANEVAMSRSAFAARFTERVGEPAMHYVARWRMHVALTWLKEDKATLGEVASRLGYQSEAAFSRAFKRFIGVSPGAVRRNPRFTSSAAPRA; translated from the coding sequence ATGGCGGACAAACAGCTCTGGGCCCCCGTGGACCCGCTTGGCGAGGCGCTGCACTTCCTGCGGATGAGCGGCAGCTTCTATTGCCGCTCGGAGCTCACCGCGCCGTGGGGGCTCGGCATGCCGGCGATGGACGGCTGCATGTGGTTCCACGTCGTGACGTCCGGCCGGTGCTGGCTGGACGTCGAGGGCGCCGAGCCCCTGTGCCTCCAGCCAGGCGACTTCGCGCTCGTACCGCATGGCGAGGGCCACCGGCTCTGGACGGAGCCCCACGTCGCCACGCCCAACGTCGTCGAGCTGCCGCAGGAGCTGGTCAGCGAGCGCTACTCGCTCCTCCGGTATGGAGGCGGCGGCGCGCTGAGCACCGCCATCTGCGGGGTCGTCCACTTCGACCACCCGGCGGCCCATCAGCTCATCAAGCTTCTGCCGCGCGCCATCCACCAGGACACCTCGGAGGGGCTCCACCTGGACTGGATGCAGAGCACGCTGCGGCTGATAGCCGCCGAGGCGAAGGAGCTGCGCCCGGGAGGGGAGACGGTCATCACCCGGCTCGCGGACGTCCTGGTCATCCAGGCCATCCGTTCGTGGCTCCAGAAGGACCCCGCCGCGAGAACCGGCTGGCTTGGCGCGCTGCAGGACCCGCAGCTCGGCCGGGCCATCATGCTCATCCACCGGGACCCCGCGCGCCCGTGGACGCTCGCCTCGCTCGCGAACGAGGTGGCGATGTCACGCTCGGCCTTCGCGGCGCGCTTCACCGAGCGAGTCGGCGAGCCCGCGATGCACTACGTCGCGCGCTGGCGGATGCACGTGGCGCTGACCTGGCTCAAGGAGGACAAAGCCACCCTCGGCGAGGTTGCCAGCCGCCTCGGCTACCAGTCCGAGGCCGCGTTCAGTCGCGCCTTCAAGCGCTTCATTGGCGTCTCACCGGGCGCGGTGAGACGCAACCCGCGCTTCACTTCGAGCGCGGCGCCGCGCGCATGA
- a CDS encoding NAD(P)-dependent oxidoreductase, which produces MRVLVVGATGGSGRATVEELLSAGHEVTAFARRPDALSVASEHLKSFKGDATNPEDVERAVRGQDAVIVTLGIRENPLAVRMRGSTGTPLDVRSKGTRNVISAMRKHGIRKLVVQTTYGVGETRGRLPLKWRLIFSLLLKPQIADTERQEREVRESGLDWVLAQPVGLTDAVEGGAPFASPAGEARGMSISRRSVGRFLVEAAASATYLRQSVALSGA; this is translated from the coding sequence ATGAGAGTCCTGGTGGTGGGCGCAACGGGAGGTTCTGGACGTGCGACGGTCGAGGAGCTGCTTTCCGCGGGGCACGAGGTGACGGCCTTCGCACGGCGGCCGGACGCGCTCTCCGTGGCGTCGGAGCACCTGAAGTCCTTCAAGGGGGACGCGACGAACCCCGAGGACGTCGAGCGCGCGGTGCGGGGGCAGGACGCGGTCATCGTCACCCTGGGCATCCGCGAGAATCCGTTGGCGGTCCGGATGCGCGGCAGTACCGGGACGCCGCTCGACGTGCGCTCGAAGGGAACGCGAAACGTCATCTCCGCCATGCGGAAGCACGGCATCCGCAAGCTGGTGGTCCAGACCACCTACGGGGTGGGGGAGACGCGGGGGCGGCTGCCGCTCAAGTGGAGGCTCATCTTCTCGCTGCTCCTGAAGCCCCAGATTGCCGACACCGAGCGGCAGGAGCGCGAGGTCCGCGAGAGTGGTCTCGACTGGGTGCTGGCGCAGCCCGTCGGGCTGACGGATGCGGTGGAGGGTGGCGCCCCCTTCGCCTCGCCAGCAGGGGAGGCCCGGGGGATGAGCATCTCCCGGCGGAGCGTGGGCAGATTCCTCGTCGAAGCGGCGGCGAGTGCGACGTACCTCCGTCAGTCCGTGGCACTCTCGGGCGCGTGA
- a CDS encoding DUF1772 domain-containing protein: MSHGVLYLLTCFSTLGAGVVAGILFAFSAFVMKALARLPPAQGILAMQSINVEAVTPAFMSVLFGTALASVVVAGSAVLSWEKPGSRYLLLGGVLYVVGVIGVTAVFNVPRNSALAGLDPTRAEAASLWARYVSTWTAWNHVRMVSALGAAAAYLLALRNNG; the protein is encoded by the coding sequence ATGAGCCACGGAGTCCTCTACCTGCTGACCTGCTTCTCGACGCTCGGCGCTGGCGTCGTGGCGGGCATCCTGTTCGCGTTCTCCGCATTCGTGATGAAGGCCCTCGCCCGCCTTCCGCCAGCGCAGGGCATCCTCGCGATGCAGTCCATCAACGTGGAGGCGGTGACACCCGCCTTCATGTCGGTGCTCTTCGGAACGGCCCTGGCCTCGGTGGTCGTCGCCGGCTCCGCGGTGCTCTCGTGGGAGAAGCCAGGCTCGCGCTATCTGCTGCTCGGCGGCGTGCTGTATGTGGTTGGCGTCATCGGCGTGACGGCCGTGTTCAACGTCCCCCGGAACAGCGCGCTCGCGGGACTGGATCCAACCCGCGCCGAGGCCGCGAGCCTGTGGGCACGGTACGTGTCGACCTGGACGGCGTGGAACCATGTGCGAATGGTCTCAGCGCTGGGGGCGGCCGCCGCCTACCTCCTCGCCCTGCGGAACAACGGCTGA
- a CDS encoding DUF1801 domain-containing protein has protein sequence MSNRAEEVTQYMEALDHPLKDAIEAVRSYLLDSNKELTERIKWNAPSFCFKGEDRVTFRLHPGNRFQLIFHRGAKVKDSKGFVFKDSSGLLEWVAEDRAVVSLQDLKDAKAKKTALVKVVNQWMKSTC, from the coding sequence ATGTCGAACCGCGCCGAAGAAGTGACTCAATACATGGAGGCGCTCGACCACCCCCTGAAGGATGCAATCGAGGCGGTGCGGTCCTACCTCCTGGACTCCAACAAGGAGCTCACGGAGCGCATCAAATGGAACGCACCGAGCTTCTGCTTCAAGGGCGAAGACCGGGTGACGTTCAGGCTGCACCCCGGGAACCGCTTCCAGCTCATCTTCCACCGGGGCGCCAAGGTCAAGGACAGCAAGGGCTTCGTCTTCAAGGACAGCTCGGGCCTGCTCGAGTGGGTTGCCGAGGACAGGGCCGTGGTCTCCCTTCAGGACCTGAAGGACGCGAAGGCGAAGAAGACGGCGCTGGTGAAGGTCGTGAACCAGTGGATGAAGTCGACCTGCTGA
- a CDS encoding DUF4082 domain-containing protein, with translation MRLRHPLASVLAVLLLAVLPRCAPPDTAGEGAAPMPTEATQALTPGGGLRFMTYNIKHGELSSLESIASVINGQAPDLVALQEVDVLTNRAGKVDQAARLGQLTGLYHAFVPSLLSYDGGQYGLAVLSRYPIRSVQRIPLRSAAEQRALGLVEVELDATHVVPVAVTHFGTTGATERLNQAEDVKAALAGRPWALLGGDLNATPTESSITSLKTLLSDAWTRGGSGNGYTQSASFPTRRIDYVMLGAGWTSPVTAAVVGASSQSDHRPVVTTLILPWSQSLFGDRAPANAVEEADTRAAELGVRFRSNVPGTIQALRFYRGTGNASGYVARLWSGTGTLLAQVPVSDGRIPGWQEVALPTPVSISANTLYVASYHTSNGRFARDVSGLASAVTSGNLTAPASASVGGNGVYVYGAGGFPASSYKDTNYWVDVRFVPSP, from the coding sequence ATGCGCCTCCGGCATCCGCTTGCGTCCGTCCTGGCCGTCCTGCTCCTCGCCGTGCTGCCCCGGTGCGCGCCACCGGACACCGCGGGCGAGGGCGCGGCCCCCATGCCCACCGAGGCCACCCAGGCCCTCACGCCGGGCGGTGGGCTGCGGTTCATGACGTACAACATCAAGCACGGGGAGCTGAGCAGCCTGGAGAGCATCGCCAGCGTCATCAATGGACAGGCGCCGGACCTCGTCGCGCTCCAGGAGGTGGATGTCCTCACCAACCGCGCTGGCAAGGTGGACCAGGCCGCGAGGCTGGGACAGCTCACGGGCCTGTACCACGCCTTCGTCCCGTCGCTGCTCAGCTACGACGGCGGGCAGTACGGCCTCGCGGTGCTGTCGCGCTACCCCATCCGCTCCGTGCAGCGCATCCCGCTGCGCTCCGCCGCCGAGCAGCGTGCACTGGGGCTGGTGGAGGTGGAGCTGGATGCGACGCATGTGGTGCCCGTGGCCGTCACCCACTTCGGCACCACCGGCGCCACGGAGCGGCTCAACCAGGCCGAGGACGTGAAGGCGGCCCTGGCGGGCAGGCCGTGGGCGCTGCTCGGCGGCGACCTCAACGCCACGCCCACCGAGTCCAGCATCACCAGCCTGAAGACGCTGCTCTCCGACGCGTGGACGCGCGGCGGCTCGGGCAACGGCTATACCCAGAGCGCGAGCTTCCCCACGCGCCGCATCGACTACGTGATGCTCGGCGCCGGGTGGACGTCGCCCGTGACGGCGGCCGTCGTGGGCGCGTCGTCGCAGTCGGACCACCGGCCGGTGGTGACCACGCTCATCCTCCCCTGGAGCCAGTCACTCTTCGGTGACCGCGCGCCCGCCAACGCCGTGGAGGAGGCCGACACCCGGGCCGCCGAGCTGGGCGTGCGCTTCCGCAGCAACGTCCCCGGCACCATCCAGGCGCTGCGCTTCTACCGGGGCACGGGCAACGCCAGCGGCTACGTGGCCCGCCTCTGGAGCGGCACCGGCACGCTGCTGGCCCAGGTGCCCGTGAGCGACGGCCGCATCCCGGGGTGGCAGGAAGTCGCGCTGCCCACGCCCGTCTCCATCAGCGCAAACACGCTCTACGTGGCCTCGTACCACACGTCCAATGGCCGCTTCGCGCGCGACGTCTCGGGGCTCGCGAGCGCCGTCACCAGCGGCAACCTGACGGCACCCGCCAGCGCGAGCGTCGGTGGAAACGGCGTCTACGTGTACGGCGCTGGCGGCTTCCCCGCGAGCAGCTACAAGGACACCAACTACTGGGTGGACGTCCGCTTCGTGCCGTCGCCCTGA